The following coding sequences are from one Triticum aestivum cultivar Chinese Spring chromosome 5A, IWGSC CS RefSeq v2.1, whole genome shotgun sequence window:
- the LOC123104170 gene encoding lysine-specific demethylase JMJ30 isoform X1, translating into MACGGGGESEAERRAELLREITEEGGFAFVASAEKAAAGDLRAAEAAREMAWEQLHSGPWSEVGSAWRDAYALACLHVARLRRAAADRRAALRALDMGLIMGGNLLRADLEAALASIAAEPSDGEGDGAEAVDEEANRWREGLDRNRDIADALKILPTKSLSCKEIARRSCISLEEFICDHFLPETPVIISGCIDHWPAMTKWKDIQYLKKIAGDRTVPVEVGKSYVCSEWKQELITFSQFLERMWSTACPSNLTYLAQHPLFEQIKELHEDIMVPDYCYAGGGELQSLNAWFGPHGTVTPLHHDPHHNILAQVLGRKYIRLYPGSVSEDLYPHTETMLSNTSQVDLDNIDMDEFPKVENLDFMDCILEEGDMLYIPPKWWHYVRSLSISFSVSFWWRTTVISPSV; encoded by the exons AtggcctgcggcggcggcggcgagtctgAGGCGGAGCGGCGGGCAGAGCTGCTGCGCGAGATAACGGAGGAGGGCGGCTTCGCTTTCGTCGCCTcggcggagaaggcggcggcgggggacctgcgggcggcggaggcggcgcgggagATGGCGTGGGAGCAACTCCACTCGGGGCCCTGGAGCGAGGTCGGCAGCGCGTGGAGGGACGCCTACGCGCTCGCCTGCCTCCACGTCGCGCGCCTCCGCcgggccgccgccgaccgccgcgccGCGCTCCGGGCGCTCGACATGGGGCTCATCATGGGGGGAAACCTCCTCCGCGCCGATCTCGAGGCCGCCCTGGCCTCCATCGCCGCGGAGCCGAGCGACGGCGAAGGTGACGGCGCGGAGGCTGTCGATGAGGAAGCCAATAGGTGGAGGGAAGGGCTCGACAGGAACCGTGACATCGCCGAT GCCCTCAAAATTCTTCCAACAAAGTCTTTATCTTGTAAGGAAATCGCAAGACGATCGTGTATATCTTTGGAGGAGTTTATATGTGATCACTTTTTACCTGAGACCCCTGTTATAATCAGTGGCTGCATCGATCATTGGCCTGCGATGACAAAATGGAAGGACATCCAGTACCTAAAGAAGATTGCTGGGGATCGGACTGTTCCTGTTGAG GTTGGGAAGAGCTATGTTTGCAGTGAGTGGAAGCAGGAGCTTATCACGTTCTCCCAGTTCCTTGAGAGGATGTGGTCAACCGCCTGTCCTTCAAATTTGACATATCTAGCTCAGCATCCATTATTTGAGCAG ATAAAAGAGCTTCATGAAGACATAATGGTTCCTGACTACTGTTATGCTGGTGGAGGGGAACTCCAATCACTTAATGCTTGGTTTGGTCCACACGGGACAGTGACACCATTGCACCACGACCCGCATCACAACATTTTAGCTCAG GTCTTGGGCAGGAAGTATATTAGACTCTATCCTGGTTCTGTATCCGAAGACTTATACCCACACACAGAAACTATGTTAAGCAATACTAGTCAG GTGGATCTTGACAACATAGATATGGATGAGTTCCCAAAGGTAGAAAACCTTGATTTCATGGACTGCATATTGGAGGAAGGTGACATGCTGTATATTCCTCCGAAATGGTGGCATTACGTCAGATCTCTTTCGATTAGTTTCTCCGTTAGCTTTTGGTGGCGTACAACAGTTATAAGTCCGAGCGTGTAA
- the LOC123104170 gene encoding lysine-specific demethylase JMJ30 isoform X2: protein MACGGGGESEAERRAELLREITEEGGFAFVASAEKAAAGDLRAAEAAREMAWEQLHSGPWSEVGSAWRDAYALACLHVARLRRAAADRRAALRALDMGLIMGGNLLRADLEAALASIAAEPSDGEGDGAEAVDEEANRWREGLDRNRDIADALKILPTKSLSCKEIARRSCISLEEFICDHFLPETPVIISGCIDHWPAMTKWKDIQYLKKIAGDRTVPVEVGKSYVCSEWKQELITFSQFLERMWSTACPSNLTYLAQHPLFEQIKELHEDIMVPDYCYAGGGELQSLNAWFGPHGTVTPLHHDPHHNILAQVLGRKYIRLYPGSVSEDLYPHTETMLSNTSQVQTICSDKLHVGKEEYPYRSSQRWILTT from the exons AtggcctgcggcggcggcggcgagtctgAGGCGGAGCGGCGGGCAGAGCTGCTGCGCGAGATAACGGAGGAGGGCGGCTTCGCTTTCGTCGCCTcggcggagaaggcggcggcgggggacctgcgggcggcggaggcggcgcgggagATGGCGTGGGAGCAACTCCACTCGGGGCCCTGGAGCGAGGTCGGCAGCGCGTGGAGGGACGCCTACGCGCTCGCCTGCCTCCACGTCGCGCGCCTCCGCcgggccgccgccgaccgccgcgccGCGCTCCGGGCGCTCGACATGGGGCTCATCATGGGGGGAAACCTCCTCCGCGCCGATCTCGAGGCCGCCCTGGCCTCCATCGCCGCGGAGCCGAGCGACGGCGAAGGTGACGGCGCGGAGGCTGTCGATGAGGAAGCCAATAGGTGGAGGGAAGGGCTCGACAGGAACCGTGACATCGCCGAT GCCCTCAAAATTCTTCCAACAAAGTCTTTATCTTGTAAGGAAATCGCAAGACGATCGTGTATATCTTTGGAGGAGTTTATATGTGATCACTTTTTACCTGAGACCCCTGTTATAATCAGTGGCTGCATCGATCATTGGCCTGCGATGACAAAATGGAAGGACATCCAGTACCTAAAGAAGATTGCTGGGGATCGGACTGTTCCTGTTGAG GTTGGGAAGAGCTATGTTTGCAGTGAGTGGAAGCAGGAGCTTATCACGTTCTCCCAGTTCCTTGAGAGGATGTGGTCAACCGCCTGTCCTTCAAATTTGACATATCTAGCTCAGCATCCATTATTTGAGCAG ATAAAAGAGCTTCATGAAGACATAATGGTTCCTGACTACTGTTATGCTGGTGGAGGGGAACTCCAATCACTTAATGCTTGGTTTGGTCCACACGGGACAGTGACACCATTGCACCACGACCCGCATCACAACATTTTAGCTCAG GTCTTGGGCAGGAAGTATATTAGACTCTATCCTGGTTCTGTATCCGAAGACTTATACCCACACACAGAAACTATGTTAAGCAATACTAGTCAGGTACAGACAATCTGTTCTGACAAGTTACATGTTGGAAAGGAAGAATACCCTTACAGATCATCACAGCG GTGGATCTTGACAACATAG